From one Geoalkalibacter halelectricus genomic stretch:
- a CDS encoding tetratricopeptide repeat protein, with translation MKKVFSGFLLCLLLAGCLPATASMKNAGSAESIEPPYTYRPKVRDAETRALAAYAKGRLATKMGDLGAAEKFLREAAELSSERAALLVELAHLQLRQGRLEDAVRVLEDALLTDPDLLLAHLFLGEVRLRTGDLSQAIFHYEQAIVLDPDQEEAYLNLALAHARTGDSEAAAWTLRDLIAHDPDSLDGRIMLARLYREIGLTAFAEEVLRDLIQRFPDVDQAYLELSMLLEGQGKWAEAAEVYRSHLEADPENAQLRHLLVGVLIREGRLGEARHELAILVAQDSADMEAWRKDGLIALEQGDWEGAIHAFEQVLDISPGHHQAQYYLGSALEQQQRYEEAAEVFAALSPQAPLYTEALMHLGYLYQRLGKEERALAKMREALSLEPERVEFYLYLSSLLDAQGDTEEALEVLRDARRIAPRDANLLYRKGVVLGKLDRWDDAVQVMREILDFNPDHADALNYIAYHYAETDRHLDEALDMALRALELKDAGYIRDTVGWIYFMRGEYEKALIYLEQAARELPQDPIVLEHLGDVLRKLGKTDRAAETYRKVLDIDAAAEGVQEKLDALKEL, from the coding sequence ATGAAAAAAGTCTTCTCCGGATTCTTGCTCTGCCTGTTGCTGGCGGGATGTCTCCCAGCGACGGCCTCGATGAAAAACGCCGGCAGCGCCGAATCCATCGAACCGCCCTATACCTATCGCCCCAAGGTGCGCGATGCCGAAACCCGGGCCTTGGCGGCCTACGCCAAGGGGCGTCTCGCCACCAAAATGGGCGATTTGGGTGCGGCGGAGAAGTTTCTACGTGAAGCTGCCGAGCTCAGTTCCGAACGCGCGGCGCTGCTTGTCGAGTTGGCTCATCTGCAACTGCGACAGGGCAGGCTCGAGGACGCGGTGCGAGTTTTGGAGGACGCCCTGCTGACTGATCCCGATCTGCTGCTCGCCCATCTCTTCCTGGGCGAGGTACGCTTGCGGACGGGGGATCTGTCGCAAGCCATTTTTCATTACGAACAAGCCATCGTCCTGGATCCCGACCAGGAGGAAGCCTACCTGAATCTGGCTCTGGCCCACGCCCGCACCGGTGACAGCGAAGCGGCGGCGTGGACCTTGCGGGATCTGATCGCCCATGATCCGGATTCTCTCGATGGGCGGATCATGCTCGCTCGGCTTTATCGGGAGATCGGCCTGACGGCTTTTGCCGAGGAAGTGTTGCGGGATCTTATCCAACGCTTTCCCGACGTCGATCAGGCCTATCTGGAATTGAGCATGCTGCTTGAGGGGCAGGGCAAGTGGGCCGAAGCGGCCGAAGTTTACCGCAGCCACCTTGAAGCCGATCCCGAAAATGCGCAACTGCGGCATCTGCTGGTCGGAGTGCTGATCCGCGAGGGTCGCCTCGGTGAGGCGCGTCACGAACTCGCGATTCTGGTCGCGCAAGATTCCGCGGATATGGAAGCCTGGCGCAAGGACGGCTTGATCGCCCTAGAGCAGGGCGATTGGGAAGGCGCGATCCACGCTTTTGAGCAGGTTCTGGACATCTCCCCCGGGCACCACCAGGCACAATACTATCTGGGCAGCGCCCTTGAGCAACAGCAACGCTATGAAGAGGCGGCGGAGGTGTTTGCCGCACTCTCGCCGCAGGCGCCTTTGTATACCGAGGCGCTGATGCATCTGGGTTATCTCTACCAACGCCTGGGCAAGGAAGAGCGGGCCTTGGCCAAGATGCGCGAAGCGCTGTCCCTGGAGCCCGAACGGGTCGAATTTTACCTCTATCTCTCGTCCTTGCTCGATGCGCAGGGCGATACCGAGGAGGCCTTGGAGGTCTTGCGCGACGCCCGGCGCATCGCGCCGCGTGACGCCAATCTGCTCTACCGCAAGGGCGTTGTGCTGGGCAAGCTCGACCGCTGGGACGATGCGGTGCAGGTCATGCGTGAAATTCTGGACTTCAATCCGGATCATGCCGATGCGCTTAACTACATCGCCTATCATTACGCCGAAACCGACCGCCACCTCGATGAGGCCCTGGATATGGCCTTGCGTGCCCTGGAACTCAAGGACGCCGGTTATATCCGTGATACGGTCGGCTGGATCTATTTCATGCGCGGCGAGTACGAGAAGGCGTTGATCTACCTGGAACAAGCCGCGCGTGAACTGCCCCAGGATCCCATCGTCCTCGAGCATCTCGGCGATGTTCTGCGCAAACTCGGCAAGACCGACCGCGCCGCCGAGACCTACCGCAAGGTTCTCGACATCGACGCGGCGGCCGAAGGCGTGCAGGAAAAACTCGATGCGCTCAAGGAGCTCTGA
- a CDS encoding LolA family protein, with amino-acid sequence MLRSFLLLLILTLAACAPRPKVVVPEVEPTAQLVETLLASLARNAEAAHALEGFARVRIVHPERRLGANQVLFIEKPDRLRSETLSPFGTPVLLAATDGEELSVYLPSDRSFYRGQASLENIQRFVPIPLQVADLVHIVLYDPPVIPYVDTHLRVDPQRGYVLTLRGDGGVRQEVVFDGRLRVRAANYYLDETLHMAIGYDQFDENLIPAFPLTIEVRMPQLDTRATIDLRDIELNPAIPATRFSLTPPEGVPILPIP; translated from the coding sequence TTGTTACGTTCTTTTTTGCTGCTGCTGATTTTGACCCTCGCTGCCTGCGCACCGCGCCCCAAGGTGGTGGTTCCGGAGGTCGAACCCACCGCGCAACTGGTGGAAACCCTGCTTGCGAGCCTCGCCCGCAATGCCGAGGCGGCCCATGCCCTTGAGGGGTTCGCCCGGGTGCGCATTGTTCATCCCGAGCGGCGGCTGGGGGCCAATCAGGTACTGTTTATCGAAAAGCCCGACCGCCTGCGCAGTGAAACCCTGAGTCCCTTCGGGACCCCGGTGCTCCTCGCGGCCACCGATGGCGAGGAACTCAGCGTCTATTTGCCGAGCGATCGCTCTTTTTATCGCGGACAAGCGTCCCTGGAAAACATTCAGCGTTTTGTCCCCATCCCCTTGCAGGTTGCCGACCTGGTGCATATCGTGCTGTACGATCCGCCGGTCATCCCTTACGTCGACACGCACCTGCGTGTCGATCCGCAACGCGGATATGTTCTGACTTTGCGGGGCGACGGCGGGGTGCGCCAGGAAGTGGTTTTCGATGGGCGATTGCGTGTGCGCGCGGCGAATTATTATCTGGATGAAACCCTGCACATGGCCATAGGCTATGACCAATTCGACGAGAATCTCATCCCGGCATTTCCCCTGACCATCGAGGTGCGCATGCCGCAGCTCGATACGCGGGCCACCATCGATTTGCGCGACATCGAACTCAATCCCGCAATCCCCGCCACCCGCTTTTCCCTCACGCCTCCCGAGGGGGTCCCGATTTTGCCCATCCCCTGA
- a CDS encoding peptide-binding protein: protein MHLVFIALFLALLIGCQRDDGLPIDADEVTEPAYGDTIIQGSIGEPSTLIPALASDSASSDINGLVYSGLVRYDKNLEIEGELAESWEISDDGLTLTFHLRRGVTWHDGAPFTSADVMFTYELMVDPNTPTAYADRYLQVVAAEAPDPYTFRVHYAEPLASALISWGLAIHPRHLLEGQDVTRSPLARAPIGTGPFRFVQWVSGQRLILEANPDYFEGRPYVNRVIYRIIPDSATMFLELQAGNLDQMGLTPIQYARQTETATFQRRFNKFRYPASSYVYLGYNLRRPLFEDRRVRQALTYAINRQEIVDGVLLGLGQVAHGPYKPGTWPYNANVRQYPYDPQRALELLAEAGWRDTTGDGLLDKDGRTLSFTILTNQGNDQRIKAGEIIQRRLSEIGIDVRLRVIEWASFLKEFVTPGNFDAIIMGWTIPPDPDAFAVWHSSRTRPGELNFIGFENAEVDGLLERGRHTLDQDERKRYYHRFQEILAEEQPYTFLFVPDALPVVARRFRGIEPAPAGIGHNFIRWYVPEGEQRHQW from the coding sequence ATGCATCTGGTTTTTATCGCTTTGTTTCTGGCCTTGCTGATCGGCTGCCAGCGGGACGACGGCTTGCCCATCGATGCCGATGAGGTGACCGAGCCGGCTTACGGCGACACCATCATTCAGGGCAGCATCGGCGAGCCCAGTACTCTGATTCCCGCCCTGGCCAGCGACAGTGCTTCATCGGACATCAACGGCCTGGTCTACAGCGGGCTGGTGCGCTATGACAAAAACCTTGAAATCGAGGGGGAGTTGGCCGAATCTTGGGAAATCTCCGACGATGGCCTGACCCTGACCTTTCATCTGCGCCGCGGGGTGACCTGGCATGACGGCGCCCCCTTCACTTCGGCGGACGTGATGTTCACCTATGAACTCATGGTCGACCCGAACACGCCGACCGCCTATGCCGACCGCTATTTGCAGGTGGTGGCCGCCGAAGCCCCTGATCCCTACACCTTTCGCGTCCATTACGCGGAGCCCCTGGCCTCGGCGCTCATCAGTTGGGGCTTGGCCATTCATCCCCGGCATCTTCTCGAAGGCCAGGACGTCACCCGCAGCCCCCTGGCGCGTGCCCCCATCGGCACCGGGCCCTTTCGCTTCGTCCAGTGGGTGAGCGGGCAACGTTTGATTCTGGAAGCCAACCCCGATTACTTCGAGGGCCGTCCCTATGTCAACCGGGTGATCTATCGCATCATTCCCGATTCCGCCACCATGTTTCTGGAATTGCAGGCGGGCAACCTCGATCAGATGGGTCTGACGCCCATTCAGTATGCCCGCCAGACCGAAACGGCGACGTTCCAACGGCGCTTCAATAAGTTTCGTTATCCAGCCTCAAGTTATGTATATCTCGGCTACAATCTGCGTCGTCCGTTGTTTGAAGACCGGCGTGTGCGTCAGGCCCTGACCTACGCCATCAATCGCCAGGAAATCGTCGATGGGGTGCTGCTGGGTCTCGGCCAGGTCGCGCACGGCCCCTACAAGCCCGGCACCTGGCCGTACAATGCCAATGTACGCCAATATCCCTACGATCCCCAACGCGCCCTTGAACTGCTGGCCGAGGCCGGCTGGCGCGACACCACCGGCGACGGGCTGCTCGACAAGGACGGCCGGACCCTGAGCTTCACCATTTTGACCAACCAAGGCAATGACCAGCGCATCAAGGCGGGCGAGATCATCCAGCGGCGCTTGAGTGAAATCGGCATCGACGTGCGCCTGCGGGTCATCGAATGGGCGTCGTTTCTCAAGGAATTCGTCACCCCCGGCAACTTCGACGCTATCATCATGGGCTGGACCATTCCCCCCGATCCCGATGCCTTCGCCGTGTGGCACTCAAGCCGCACCCGCCCGGGCGAACTCAATTTCATCGGTTTTGAAAACGCCGAAGTCGACGGACTGCTGGAACGGGGGCGCCATACCCTCGACCAGGACGAGCGCAAGCGATACTACCATCGCTTTCAGGAAATCCTCGCCGAGGAGCAGCCCTATACCTTTCTCTTCGTGCCCGATGCCCTGCCCGTGGTTGCTCGGCGTTTCCGCGGCATCGAGCCGGCGCCGGCGGGCATCGGCCACAATTTCATCCGCTGGTACGTGCCGGAGGGTGAGCAGAGGCATCAATGGTAG
- a CDS encoding ABC transporter permease: MLRYLAKRLLMMIPLLLGITLISFVVIHLAPGEPTDLQVELNPEASVELKERLRAQYDLDKPLLVQYGLWLKRLAVLDFGDSFSQDRRPVLEKIAERLPITILINVLSIGLILLVATPIGILSAVRQNSLFDRITTVFVFIGFATPSFWLALLLMDYLGVRLGLFPISGIQSLWHEYYGWGGQLWDRLHHLMLPVFVSAFGGLAGFSRYMRSNMLEVVRQDYILTARAKGLSERVVIYKHALRNALLPVITILGLSVPSLIGGSVIFETIFAIPGMGKLFFDSVMMRDYPVIMGVLVMGAVLTLVGNLIADISYALADPRIRNT, encoded by the coding sequence ATGCTGCGTTATCTTGCCAAACGCCTGTTGATGATGATCCCCTTGCTGCTGGGGATTACCCTGATTTCTTTCGTGGTGATCCACCTGGCGCCGGGCGAGCCCACCGACCTGCAGGTCGAACTCAACCCGGAGGCCAGCGTCGAACTCAAGGAGCGCCTGCGGGCTCAATATGACCTCGACAAGCCGCTGCTGGTGCAGTACGGTCTGTGGCTCAAACGCCTGGCGGTGCTCGATTTCGGCGACTCCTTCAGCCAGGATCGCCGCCCGGTGCTGGAAAAGATCGCCGAGCGGCTTCCCATCACCATCCTCATCAATGTCCTCTCCATCGGGCTGATCCTGCTGGTGGCGACACCCATCGGCATACTCTCGGCGGTGCGTCAGAATTCGCTCTTCGATCGCATCACCACGGTGTTCGTCTTCATCGGCTTCGCCACGCCCTCTTTCTGGCTGGCGCTGCTGCTGATGGATTACCTGGGGGTGCGCTTGGGCCTGTTCCCCATCTCCGGCATCCAATCCCTGTGGCATGAATATTATGGTTGGGGCGGGCAGCTTTGGGATCGTCTGCACCATCTGATGCTGCCGGTCTTCGTATCGGCCTTCGGCGGGCTGGCTGGTTTCTCCCGCTACATGCGCTCCAACATGCTTGAGGTGGTGCGCCAGGATTACATTCTCACCGCCCGCGCCAAGGGACTCTCCGAGCGCGTGGTGATCTACAAACATGCCCTGCGCAACGCCCTGCTGCCGGTGATCACGATCCTGGGTCTCTCGGTGCCGAGTCTGATCGGCGGCAGTGTCATTTTCGAGACGATCTTCGCCATACCCGGCATGGGCAAGTTGTTCTTCGACAGCGTCATGATGCGTGACTATCCAGTAATCATGGGCGTGTTGGTCATGGGGGCCGTGCTGACCCTGGTCGGCAATCTGATCGCGGATATCAGTTACGCCCTCGCCGATCCACGTATTCGCAACACCTGA
- a CDS encoding GspE/PulE/PilB domain-containing protein, which produces MLREKTMKLGDMLKAAGLIDDSQLKSALSYQRNCGVRLGAALVSLNYISETQLLDFLAEQLKYTRVDLGRRRLSEDVVKILPESQARRHNVIAVARKEHAGVVYLLVAMSDPTNRELLKELESLSGCRVRPALDTEDSIRKAIDIYYSALSSEDESSLAEALDQILLAGEGAGALEENSPASRQSAENDRLRRLIELLVKKKVLSTEEGRRLL; this is translated from the coding sequence GTGCTGCGCGAAAAGACCATGAAACTCGGTGATATGCTCAAGGCAGCCGGCCTCATTGACGACTCTCAGCTCAAATCGGCTCTTTCCTATCAGCGCAATTGTGGTGTTCGGCTGGGAGCGGCGCTGGTTTCGCTCAACTACATCTCCGAAACCCAGTTGCTGGACTTTTTGGCTGAGCAACTCAAGTACACGCGCGTCGATCTGGGGCGCCGGCGGCTTTCGGAGGACGTCGTCAAGATTCTGCCCGAGAGCCAGGCGCGACGCCACAACGTCATCGCCGTGGCACGCAAGGAACACGCCGGCGTGGTTTATCTGCTGGTGGCCATGAGCGATCCGACCAATCGGGAGCTGCTCAAGGAACTCGAATCGCTCTCGGGGTGTCGCGTCCGGCCGGCCCTGGATACAGAGGACTCTATTCGCAAGGCCATCGACATCTATTACAGCGCCCTTTCCAGCGAGGACGAAAGCTCCTTGGCCGAGGCCCTGGATCAGATCCTGCTGGCGGGCGAGGGCGCGGGCGCGCTGGAAGAAAATTCACCAGCTTCGCGGCAGAGTGCCGAGAACGACCGCTTGCGGCGCTTGATTGAGTTGCTGGTGAAAAAAAAGGTGCTCAGCACCGAGGAGGGACGGCGCCTGCTATGA
- a CDS encoding ABC transporter permease: MSIANRSSFLRDVFWQRLRRNRMAMAGAAIVAFMFVLAAVAPLWKDPAQIDITLALLPPSWAHPLGTDDLGRDVLARILYGARISLLVGFVAVGIATFIGIVLGAIAGYYGRWTDSLIMRFVDIMLCFPTFFLILAVIAFLEPSIWNIMIIIGLTGWMGVARLVRAEFLSLRERDFVQAARALGASDGRLIFRHLLPNALSPVLVSATLGVAGAILTESALSFLGIGVQPPTPSWGNMLIAGKQTLGTAWWLSVFPGVAILLTVLGYNLLGEGIRDALDPRLKE; the protein is encoded by the coding sequence ATGAGCATTGCGAACCGCTCCTCATTTTTGCGCGATGTCTTCTGGCAGCGGCTGCGCCGCAATCGCATGGCCATGGCCGGGGCGGCCATCGTCGCCTTCATGTTCGTTCTGGCGGCGGTGGCACCGCTATGGAAGGACCCCGCCCAAATCGACATCACCCTGGCGCTTTTGCCCCCGAGTTGGGCCCACCCCCTGGGCACCGACGATCTCGGGCGCGATGTGCTGGCGCGCATTCTCTACGGTGCGCGCATCTCCCTGCTGGTCGGGTTCGTCGCCGTGGGCATCGCCACCTTCATCGGCATCGTTCTGGGGGCCATCGCCGGGTATTATGGACGCTGGACCGACAGCCTGATTATGCGCTTCGTGGATATCATGCTGTGTTTTCCGACTTTTTTCCTGATCCTGGCGGTCATCGCCTTTCTCGAACCCTCCATCTGGAACATCATGATCATCATCGGCTTGACCGGCTGGATGGGGGTGGCGCGTCTGGTGCGCGCCGAATTCCTGTCCCTGCGCGAACGCGATTTCGTCCAGGCCGCGCGGGCGCTGGGGGCCTCCGACGGGCGCCTTATTTTCCGGCATCTGCTGCCCAATGCCCTCTCTCCAGTCCTGGTTTCCGCAACCCTGGGCGTGGCTGGGGCGATCCTGACCGAAAGCGCCCTGTCGTTCCTGGGCATCGGCGTCCAACCGCCGACGCCCTCCTGGGGCAATATGCTGATCGCGGGCAAGCAGACCCTGGGCACCGCCTGGTGGCTTTCGGTGTTTCCCGGCGTGGCCATTTTGCTTACGGTGCTGGGCTACAACCTTCTCGGCGAAGGTATTCGAGATGCCCTGGACCCGCGCCTCAAGGAATAG
- the mutM gene encoding bifunctional DNA-formamidopyrimidine glycosylase/DNA-(apurinic or apyrimidinic site) lyase, whose amino-acid sequence MPELPEVETVRRGIAPHLRGRHITRILVREPRLRRLVPADLAPRFAGARVEEIQRRGKYLLFETAVGWLILHLGMSGSLRLVAAAQAPQKHDHLDMVLDDGQALRFTDPRRFGLLLWTQENPLGHPLLAGLGPEPLDASFDGAYLWNHARGRRLAVKSYIMDSRVVVGVGNIYASEALFRARIRPDRAAGTIGPERYARLAQAIKEVLAEAIEAGGTTLRDFVDGSGRPGYFRMQLQVYGRGGEPCPACGRALSVARIGQRSSFFCRSCQK is encoded by the coding sequence ATGCCTGAACTGCCTGAAGTCGAAACCGTGCGCCGCGGCATTGCGCCGCACCTGCGCGGGCGGCATATTACGCGTATCCTGGTGCGCGAGCCGCGCTTGCGCCGGTTGGTTCCAGCCGATCTGGCGCCGCGCTTTGCCGGTGCGCGGGTCGAGGAAATTCAGCGGCGCGGCAAGTACCTGTTGTTTGAAACCGCGGTCGGCTGGCTGATTCTGCACCTGGGCATGTCGGGCAGTCTGCGGCTCGTCGCGGCTGCGCAAGCGCCGCAAAAGCACGACCACCTGGATATGGTGCTCGATGACGGGCAGGCCTTGCGCTTCACCGACCCGCGGCGCTTCGGACTGCTATTGTGGACGCAGGAAAACCCCCTTGGCCACCCACTACTGGCCGGATTGGGTCCCGAACCCCTGGACGCGAGCTTCGACGGCGCCTACCTGTGGAACCACGCGCGCGGCCGCCGCCTGGCTGTCAAATCCTATATCATGGACAGTCGTGTCGTCGTCGGAGTCGGCAACATCTACGCCAGCGAAGCCCTGTTTCGCGCGCGCATCCGGCCGGATCGCGCCGCCGGAACCATCGGCCCAGAGCGCTATGCGCGCCTGGCCCAGGCCATCAAGGAAGTTTTGGCCGAGGCCATTGAGGCCGGGGGCACCACCCTGCGCGATTTCGTCGACGGCAGCGGGCGGCCTGGGTATTTTCGCATGCAACTGCAGGTTTATGGGCGCGGCGGCGAACCCTGCCCCGCGTGCGGGCGGGCCCTGAGCGTGGCGCGAATCGGCCAGCGTTCGAGTTTTTTCTGTCGCTCGTGCCAGAAGTAG
- a CDS encoding acyl-CoA thioesterase, producing MKEFGFVLPYVVRVADINYGGHVSNAAVLNYFQDARIAFLAALGPYSELDIGAGCGLIMPESHVRYHAEMFLGDVLQIGVRTDKIGRSSFDLAYRIERQGELTAEGTTPLVAFDYTARKPRRLPPTFRQALED from the coding sequence ATGAAGGAATTTGGCTTCGTCCTGCCCTATGTGGTGCGGGTCGCCGACATCAATTATGGCGGCCATGTGTCCAACGCCGCGGTGCTCAACTATTTTCAGGATGCCCGCATCGCCTTCCTGGCCGCCCTCGGCCCTTACTCCGAACTCGACATCGGCGCCGGTTGCGGTTTGATCATGCCCGAATCCCATGTGCGCTACCATGCCGAGATGTTTCTCGGCGATGTCCTGCAGATCGGCGTGCGTACCGATAAGATCGGCCGCTCATCCTTTGACCTCGCCTATCGCATTGAGCGCCAGGGTGAACTGACCGCCGAAGGGACCACTCCCCTGGTGGCTTTCGACTACACGGCCCGCAAGCCCCGCCGCCTGCCACCAACCTTTCGCCAGGCGCTGGAAGATTAG
- a CDS encoding rhodanese-like domain-containing protein — protein MPVPRIGPEEARAKVKAGSALLVCAYGEAEKFAQNHLEDALSRQDFEARLPQIAKDTEIIFYCA, from the coding sequence ATGCCTGTTCCTCGAATTGGTCCCGAAGAAGCACGCGCCAAGGTCAAGGCCGGCTCGGCCCTGCTGGTGTGCGCCTATGGCGAGGCGGAGAAATTCGCCCAGAATCATTTGGAAGACGCCCTGTCGCGGCAGGATTTCGAGGCGCGCCTGCCGCAAATCGCCAAGGACACCGAAATCATCTTTTACTGCGCCTGA
- a CDS encoding type II toxin-antitoxin system VapC family toxin: MRFWDSCAIIPLLVEEEFSTTARRIFAEDRGMIVWWGTAVECTSAAAKARRTGKISHDEERKVRNQLDVAAENWNEMEPSNEVRDTARLLLRRHPLSAADSLQLAAGLVWCENKPQGAVFVCLDQRLRDAADAEGFTVLPSATEFASIAGKK, from the coding sequence GTGAGGTTTTGGGATAGTTGTGCGATCATCCCGTTGTTGGTGGAGGAGGAATTTTCGACCACAGCACGCCGGATATTCGCAGAAGACAGGGGAATGATAGTTTGGTGGGGCACAGCGGTTGAGTGCACATCGGCTGCAGCAAAAGCGCGTCGTACTGGGAAAATCAGTCACGACGAAGAGAGAAAAGTCCGCAACCAGCTAGATGTGGCAGCAGAGAACTGGAACGAAATGGAGCCATCTAATGAGGTTCGCGATACGGCGCGACTCCTACTCCGGAGACACCCCCTATCTGCTGCAGATTCTCTGCAGTTGGCCGCTGGTCTGGTTTGGTGCGAGAATAAACCACAGGGGGCGGTTTTTGTCTGCCTCGATCAGCGGCTGCGCGATGCAGCGGATGCTGAAGGTTTTACCGTGCTTCCCTCTGCAACTGAGTTCGCCTCCATAGCCGGAAAAAAGTAG
- a CDS encoding type II toxin-antitoxin system Phd/YefM family antitoxin, whose translation MEKASVSELKKSPSGYFRKVKAGEEILLTDRGHPFAKIVPLRRDEAGEGTNMAKLEAAGLARVGKGFKADFWAPKGPADPEGAVRTALIEEREQR comes from the coding sequence ATGGAAAAAGCATCGGTGAGCGAACTGAAAAAGTCTCCGAGTGGATATTTCAGAAAGGTCAAAGCGGGCGAGGAAATCCTGTTGACGGATCGTGGTCATCCCTTCGCAAAGATCGTCCCGTTGCGACGAGACGAGGCTGGCGAAGGGACGAATATGGCGAAGCTGGAAGCCGCTGGCTTGGCACGGGTGGGCAAAGGCTTCAAAGCTGACTTTTGGGCACCAAAGGGGCCTGCCGACCCGGAAGGGGCTGTACGTACAGCGCTGATTGAAGAGAGGGAGCAGAGGTGA
- a CDS encoding helix-turn-helix domain-containing protein, whose translation MKLTKQEIADLIRDFEAPGCSKTEIAEHYGISRPSVYRLYSEYRSQAV comes from the coding sequence TTGAAACTGACCAAGCAGGAAATTGCCGACCTGATCAGGGACTTTGAAGCGCCGGGATGTAGCAAAACGGAAATTGCCGAGCATTATGGCATCAGCCGGCCATCGGTCTATCGACTATATTCAGAGTACCGTTCGCAAGCTGTCTGA
- a CDS encoding recombinase family protein: MITATAAEFKPEAKKEDVMGMRVGYARVSSSGQKLDLQLDRLADCDRIYHEKASAASAKGRPELQKALDFVRDEDVFVVTKLDRLARSVVDLAGIVQKLEAKNVDLVVLDQGIDTTTMYGRLQFNILAAIGEFERELIKERSMEGRIKAIARGVKFETDQAGNCRPDQGL; this comes from the coding sequence ATGATCACCGCCACCGCCGCGGAGTTTAAACCCGAAGCGAAAAAGGAGGATGTCATGGGTATGAGAGTCGGGTACGCACGGGTGAGTTCATCAGGGCAAAAACTGGATCTTCAACTGGACCGTTTGGCCGACTGCGACCGCATCTACCACGAGAAGGCATCGGCCGCTTCAGCGAAGGGCCGACCAGAACTGCAAAAGGCGCTCGATTTTGTCCGGGACGAAGATGTCTTCGTGGTAACCAAGCTTGACCGCTTGGCCAGGTCGGTGGTCGATTTGGCAGGGATTGTCCAGAAGCTCGAAGCAAAGAATGTCGACCTGGTGGTTCTGGACCAAGGCATCGACACCACAACCATGTATGGCCGGCTTCAATTCAACATTCTTGCCGCGATCGGTGAATTCGAGCGGGAACTGATCAAGGAACGGTCAATGGAAGGCCGCATCAAGGCCATCGCTCGCGGTGTAAAATTTGAAACTGACCAAGCAGGAAATTGCCGACCTGATCAGGGACTTTGA
- a CDS encoding type II toxin-antitoxin system ParD family antitoxin, translated as MGKNTSVTLGEHYEKFISQAVENGRYGSTSEAIRAGLRLLEERDTKLEILRRALIQGEQSGSAAYSLDALNRELDEEIG; from the coding sequence ATGGGCAAAAACACCAGTGTTACCTTGGGCGAGCACTACGAGAAATTCATTTCCCAGGCGGTCGAGAATGGGCGTTATGGCTCGACGAGTGAAGCGATTCGCGCTGGATTACGTCTGCTTGAAGAGCGTGATACCAAGCTGGAGATTTTACGGAGGGCCTTAATTCAGGGCGAACAGAGTGGGTCAGCGGCCTATTCCCTGGATGCTTTAAACCGTGAACTAGATGAAGAAATCGGTTGA
- a CDS encoding type II toxin-antitoxin system RelE/ParE family toxin, giving the protein MPMFSLTKQALDDLRDIGRYTQARWGREQRRAYLSLLDGYFRALAENPSQGQRCDEIRPGYRKFLAGRHVIYYLVLTSDAIEIVRVLHERMDVETHL; this is encoded by the coding sequence ATGCCGATGTTCTCGCTCACCAAGCAGGCGCTCGACGATCTTCGCGACATCGGTCGTTATACTCAGGCTCGCTGGGGGCGAGAGCAGCGACGAGCTTACCTTTCTCTGCTTGATGGTTACTTTCGCGCTTTGGCTGAAAACCCGAGCCAAGGCCAAAGATGTGACGAGATTCGGCCTGGCTATCGTAAGTTTCTCGCCGGCCGGCATGTCATTTATTATCTCGTGCTGACTTCCGACGCCATCGAGATTGTTCGCGTCCTGCACGAAAGAATGGATGTGGAAACCCATCTTTAA